Part of the Canis lupus dingo isolate Sandy chromosome 14, ASM325472v2, whole genome shotgun sequence genome, tttgattgTTTATGAGAGTTTTGTTAAAATTtccctctattaaaaaaaaatttccctctattaatgtagtttatatatttcttctcatATTCTCACTCGAATTTATCCTCATATTGTcacatatttaataaacattaaatgttAGATACATAAAGATTCTTGATGGTTGTAACTTATTGGAGGGGTTTAATCAGCAAAACATAATTCCATGTTTACTTTGACTGAAAATCACTCCTACTTTCTCTCTGTGAGCATTTAATTGGCATATTTTTCATCAGCCCTTAATATCAAAATTTTTGTTTAGGTGTGTCTCTTGTAAACGGCTTATCACTTGATAATTTTCCTACCCAACCTAATAATCTCTTTTATAAGGTTAATTTAACATAATTGACTTCAGTTGACACATTGACTTTAGCTTaacatatatttgatattttccatgtgctatattttctcccatgtttACTTCCTATCttcagctggatttttttttttttttttactttgttcattaTGCCATTTTGGCATTACAATGGccattatgcattttttttttctgtttaggaGTTTTCAAGTAAtccattccattttttcttacttgtccttgaattttaaaaaaaacagtttttttctaTAATGTCAATAATTTGTCAGTAACCTCCCTCCCAAACTAGATAAGATTATTAATATCCTTAGACCAGCCCTAATATCACCTAACTTCCCACACTTTGTGGATATGATCTGGaattttatttacagattttaaaataatttaatttatactgTGGCtcaatttttatgtgaattttatgtGAAGTCTTAATAACTGGataatcttcacaataacttcttgaaaaaatatttttctatcagtttcaccattatctcttttaattcatGTGTTCCTCTtagttgtatatatattttttattttcagtattcttAAGTGGTATTTCCAGAAAGCATTCATGGTGGCAAAATCCCTGAgtcttttaatatattaaaatgcccTACCTTTGCACTCAAAATTAAATGGTAGTTTAGCTGGGGAAAGAAATTTAGGTTAAAAATAATGTCCtttagaatgcaaaaaaaaaattttccatttttcttattgcCTGGTAGATCAAATGGAAAATCTAATAGCAATCTGAATATTGTTCCTTTAAAATCACCTTGTTTATGTTTCATTGTTTAGAAGCTTTTAGTGCctgtctgcatttatttttttagagatcaGAAATTTCATGATATGCCtagatgtggtttttttttcacatacatgCAGACATTTTACTAGTTTCCCCAACAAGAGTACAataataccaatttttaaatataaatctgagGTCATCTGAGATGCCAACCAAatacaaggaaggaaaataaagggaaatgctTAATCAAAAGGCACTATAACACCACCTAAAATCTACAGTCACAGTAGTAGTAGGCTAAAATTAATCTATAGcaaaaatatctaatataaatgtgaaaagattGCATAGCAGGAAGTGGATTTGCTTTCCAGAACACTGGCACACTGATCATTTGGACCCAATAGGATATTTGTCCTGGACAAGTTCAAGGTAATTAGAGGTAAAACTAAATCGAAAGTTGCaggtacaggggcacctgggtagctcagtcagccaGGCCTCCgtttcttggtttcagttcaggtcatgatctcaggatcccgagatcaagccctgcagggggctctgcattcagcagggagtctgcttcagattctctctctctctctccctctccctctccctcccgctcTGTGGAGAATCCAAGATAAACAGTCTCCAAACAGATGGTGACAGATTCCTCTTGCTGCACTTTGCAGCTTCCTCTCATGATCCTACCCAGTGGCTGTTCAAGCTGAAAGCTGCTACTCTTGTCTTGGAGGGGGTTTATAGATATTGGAGAACTTGTGAcaaatggggggaggagcagcccAGAGGAGGGGgaataaaaaggagtgaagggTGGTATGAAAAGGTAGTGGTGAGAGGATGGTGGATCAGATTGGCTGCAGTTGCTAGTTATCCTGAGGCATTCATATGTAGCTTAAACTTCCCTAATCACTTTCAGACACCTCCACACAACACCCTCAAAGTCTGAAATCAGTAGCTGAACTGCAGTGAGAGCTGCAAGGTTCACAAAATACTCAAGAAGCCAGAATGAGACAACCTAGAGAGAAAATCCCAGCAATTATCCTCAATCTTTCTTCAATATAAGATAAACTCAAATATATCAGATGTGGGATGCAGAAAGCCACAAAGTGAGCAAGCGGGTCTTCTACTGAACTTTTCCtcaaattccaagaaaaaaaacaagtggcagggtatgttttcattcttttttttattttatcttatttcattttaaaatagaatgaccCGAGGTCGTTCTATTATAAAGGGACATGGCTGAATAGGTAGGAAACAAGACTCCCCATTGTGAGTTCTTCTGATGGCTTCGGCGAGGATCATGGAGATGTCGATCACCTGTATTTTGGAGCAGTGCTTCATCTTCTCCTCCTGAGGTGTGATATTCATGACTACTACTGCTTCAAAGCATGCACTGTTGATGCGAGGAATGGCCGGGCCAGAAGAGATTCCGTGAGTCAAGATTCTGTGAGTCAACGTTGACCATTGAGTCAAGTTTCCATGAGTAAACTCTGGTGGCTCCAGCTGAGAGAAGTTTGTCAGCTGCATGACAGATGGTGCCACAGGTGTCAGCCATGTCATCCATGAGGATAGCCACACGGTCCCTCAAGGCTCCCACTAGCACCCTAAAGTCCATGTTATTGGCCTTCTTCTGCTCCTTGTGAATCAAGGCGAAGTCCACGTTCAACCTGTCAGTGAAGGAGGTCACTCTCTTGGCTCCCCAGGGGCATCTGTCTGGTGAGACGACAGTGCAGTTCCTCCACTCAGAGATACTCTCCCTTATGCACTTGAGGACAGCTGGCTCTGCACGCACATGGTCTACTGGGATGTCAAAAAAGCCCTGAATTTGAGAAGTGTGTAAGTCCAAGCATGTAAAGCCCTAAATTTGAGAAGCATGTAAACCCGTGGGGATGATATGATCTGCACCTGCTACAGACAGCATATCTGCAACAAGCTTGGCAGGTATGGGGCCCGGCTCTTATCTTTCTTACCCTGCCGGGCATAAGGGAAGCACGGGATGACTGCAGTAACCCAGTGGGCAGAAGCGATCTTGCAGGTGTTGATCATGATCAACAGCTCCATTAGGCCGTCGCTGGTGTGGCCGCAGCCGCTCTGCACCGTGTAGTTGTCCTCTCCTCGCTCGCTCTTGCCCATTTCCACGCAGGTCTCCTGGTCACTGAATTTCTTGGTCACCAGCCTGCAGAGCTCCAGCCCCAGGTGGTGGGCAATTTCCTGGGATAAGTCCTGGTGGGAGCTGCCACCGAAGATTTTGATGTCTGGCATTATGGTCAGTAGGTCGGGCACTCGTCGTCCAGCGGCCACCGCTGCGGCCGGGACCACAGCCCGAGTCAGACCCGGGACCAGCCAAGGCCTTTGGGTTGTGCTGGTTCTGGCCACGAGCTGCTCCATGGTAGGAAAAGCTCCTGTTTCACATTCACTTCACACTCTGACAAAGTGCCCAAAATcaagtcttgggcagccctggtggctcagcagtttagcacctgccttcagcccatggcatgaccctggagacccgggatcgagtcccccatcgggctccctgcatggagcctgcttctgcctctgcctgtatctctgtctctctctctctctctctctctgtatctctatgaataaataaataaaatcttaaaaataaagtttggaaaTAGTATAAATAGTtcatggggggtgggtgggtaataaacatacaaaaattgcTAGTAACCAGGAAAATGCTAATTATTTTCACACATCAGACGCGCCAAATTTATGAGATAGATAACTCCTCTATTGTAATAAAATGGGTAAGTGTAAGTTTTGCAAGGGAAATTTTCTTGTGTATAACCTTTGACTGGATGTATCTGCTTCTAGGGATCTATTCAATGGAAATAATTGCAGGCATCCCGAAAATGTATTGATGGTGGTATTTATTGCTGTATTAATTCATTCGATCAATATTTCCTGAGGTAATCCGAGTGTCAAGTGTTGTATCATTTACAGAATATAAGATGGTGAATGACAAATAGTAATCTCTCTAGAATTACCAAGAATAgcaaaatctggaaaataatgaATGTCCATTAACAGGTAAATTatcatataatgtattatatgcACATAAGCAGCCATTAAAGAAATTGACTTATGTAGTCATATGGAAATATCCCCAAGGTATTTCTAAAAAATCCAGTCAAAAAGATATGCATAATatgaaatttacatatttaaaagtaatagtCAAAACATCAAGTCATTATGGGGGTTCTTTTGTTGTGATTATCTTTGGAGAGGGGAGTAATTTGGTGGAAGTTTGGGATGAAGGGCTATCACATTTTATTGCCATCTATTAATATAGTATTTGCACTTGCATTACttatacaatgaaaaaaacactaataaaatatataaaatgattaagtGTTAGTAAATTTTAAGTACATAGCTTCTAAAGTGAATTGAGAGTTAGAGTAATGGGGAAAGAAGTGGAATGCAGCACAGATGAGGAATTTCAAGAACAAACTGTGTCATAAAAATAATGGAGGCATCAGATATAGATCATACATTTTTATCCTGCTCATTGTGTGTCTGACATTTGGTTTGGAAACATTTTGATTTAGCCTAAAATCAaccattttttcatattttgaaattagtaAATAATTTGCTGAATATATTTTCTCACCCCACTTTTGAGCTCCCCCACTGGGTTGGGTTCACAGATGGGATAAGCTCAGGAATTAGAGTAGGCAACAGAAATGGGTAAGATTTGGCAATGTCCATGAAACACACTACTTTGctagaaaaaaagtgtttttatatcAAATGTGCTATTATTATAAAGCCATATAAACAGCCATGTCAAAAAGACCAATCAAAATGTCCTGCTGCTGATCCAGTCACATCTCCCCAACATCAACATCTCCCAGTCCTCAATTCA contains:
- the PRPS1L1 gene encoding LOW QUALITY PROTEIN: ribose-phosphate pyrophosphokinase 3 (The sequence of the model RefSeq protein was modified relative to this genomic sequence to represent the inferred CDS: inserted 1 base in 1 codon; deleted 1 base in 1 codon; substituted 1 base at 1 genomic stop codon) → MPDIKIFGGSSHQDLSQEIAHHLGLELCRLVTKKFSDQETCVEMGKSERGEDNYTVQSGCGHTSDGLMELLIMINTCKIASAHWVTAVIPCFPYARQGKKDKSRXPIPAKLVADMLSVAGADHIIPTGLHASQIXGFTCLDLHTSQIQGFFDIPVDHVRAEPAVLKCIRESISEWRNCTVVSPDRCPWGAKRVTSFTDRLNVDFALIHKEQKKANNMDFRVLVGALRDRVAILMDDMADTCGTICHAADKLLSAGATRVYSILTHGISSGPAIPRINSACFEAVVVMNITPQEEKMKHCSKIQVIDISMILAEAIRRTHNGESVSYLFSHVPL